The Acetivibrio cellulolyticus CD2 genome has a segment encoding these proteins:
- the tnpC gene encoding IS66 family transposase encodes MKQEFQCNKEEGKQASSDSFMWVMRSAACEEIKAAFFHYSRSRSGDVAKQLLQGFHGYLTTDAYSAYEKAENIKRNLCWAHCRRYFIESIPLDNKGKEISGSKGAEGREFINLLFKVEDEIKELSYDEKKEKRQEASRAILDAFWSWVEETSAISTTNENLTKALNYAKNQKKYLETFLEDGRLPISNNLCEANIKPYAVARRAWLFADTPRGATANAILYTLVESAKANILDVYEYLKYILEAMPNTDFKNHPELLDKYLPWSKDLPEECRLNHKHKKCFKK; translated from the coding sequence ATGAAACAAGAATTCCAGTGTAATAAGGAAGAAGGCAAACAAGCTAGCAGTGATTCTTTCATGTGGGTCATGCGAAGTGCAGCTTGTGAAGAGATCAAGGCAGCTTTCTTCCACTATTCCAGAAGCCGAAGCGGTGATGTTGCAAAGCAACTATTACAAGGGTTTCATGGATATCTAACCACGGATGCGTATAGTGCTTATGAGAAAGCGGAGAACATTAAAAGAAATCTTTGTTGGGCTCATTGTCGACGCTATTTCATAGAAAGTATTCCGCTGGACAATAAAGGAAAAGAGATCTCGGGTTCCAAAGGAGCTGAAGGAAGGGAATTCATCAATCTTCTCTTCAAAGTGGAAGATGAGATAAAGGAACTGTCATATGACGAAAAGAAAGAGAAGCGTCAGGAGGCGTCACGCGCCATTCTTGATGCCTTTTGGTCATGGGTTGAAGAGACCTCTGCAATTTCTACTACAAATGAGAACCTGACAAAAGCTCTAAATTATGCTAAGAATCAGAAAAAGTATCTCGAAACATTTCTAGAAGACGGAAGACTTCCCATCTCAAACAATCTTTGTGAGGCAAATATCAAACCATATGCCGTGGCAAGAAGAGCCTGGCTTTTTGCTGACACTCCAAGGGGAGCAACTGCTAATGCGATCCTTTATACATTGGTGGAATCTGCCAAAGCAAATATTTTGGACGTGTATGAGTATCTAAAATATATCCTTGAAGCAATGCCTAATACAGATTTTAAAAACCACCCAGAACTTCTGGACAAGTACCTGCCTTGGTCAAAGGATTTACCGGAAGAATGCAGGCTGAATCATAAACATAAAAAGTGCTTCAAAAAATGA
- a CDS encoding sodium:calcium antiporter, with amino-acid sequence MWPNIFQMFLSLLLILASCELFTNSIEWLGKKLRVGDGVVGSLFSAVGTCLPETMIPIIAILFFRENNSIDIGIGAIIGAPFMLSTLAFFVTGISVVIFWRKRRTGMSMGINREIVSRDICFFIAAYTLGISSAFINIEILRTVIALFLISIYIYYIFLTVKQDKIQQGPIDKLYFSKIFHIKPRFYVIMLQVCLALLGIIIGADIFVVRIEAVSALFGIPAIVLSLVITPIATELPEKFNSIIWISKSKDALALGNITGAMVFQSCIPVSIGILSTDWSLNSNAVISALIAVMSASVVYFWMENRKSLNPIPLIMGGFFYTVFICTLFYQFAI; translated from the coding sequence ATGTGGCCTAATATTTTTCAAATGTTTTTGAGTTTGCTTCTAATACTTGCCAGCTGTGAACTTTTCACAAACAGCATCGAATGGCTAGGAAAGAAGTTAAGGGTAGGGGATGGTGTGGTAGGAAGTTTATTTTCAGCGGTAGGTACATGTCTTCCTGAAACTATGATTCCTATTATTGCTATATTATTTTTTAGAGAAAACAATTCAATTGATATCGGAATTGGAGCTATAATTGGGGCACCATTTATGCTTAGCACATTGGCTTTCTTTGTGACAGGAATAAGTGTTGTGATCTTCTGGAGAAAGAGAAGGACCGGTATGTCTATGGGTATAAATCGTGAAATTGTGAGCCGGGATATTTGTTTTTTTATAGCAGCTTATACCCTGGGAATATCGTCAGCATTTATAAATATAGAGATTCTAAGAACTGTAATTGCTTTGTTTTTAATCTCGATATATATATACTATATTTTTCTTACAGTCAAGCAGGATAAAATCCAGCAAGGCCCTATAGATAAGCTATATTTCTCAAAAATATTTCATATTAAACCACGTTTTTATGTTATAATGCTTCAGGTGTGTTTGGCATTACTGGGAATAATAATAGGAGCTGACATATTTGTGGTAAGAATAGAAGCAGTTTCAGCATTATTTGGTATACCTGCAATTGTTCTCTCTCTTGTTATTACTCCAATAGCTACAGAACTTCCGGAGAAGTTTAATAGTATAATTTGGATAAGCAAAAGCAAGGATGCTCTAGCATTGGGTAATATTACAGGGGCTATGGTATTTCAAAGCTGTATACCTGTTTCAATAGGAATATTATCAACAGACTGGAGCTTGAACTCAAATGCAGTTATAAGTGCTCTTATTGCGGTTATGTCAGCGTCGGTGGTATATTTTTGGATGGAAAATAGAAAAAGTCTAAATCCTATTCCCCTTATCATGGGGGGGTTTTTCTATACTGTTTTCATATGCACTCTTTTTTACCAGTTTGCAATATAA
- a CDS encoding Gfo/Idh/MocA family protein: MNTIRLGIIGTGMALERLHYPALQELGDKYKIVALCNRTRKDAEAFASKINLDLGNVYDDYNEMLLRNDLDAVDILVPIELNYTVSEAVAKAGKNFICEKPMASNMEDAKKYLTLSNKYNIKIMIAENYRYNDENNKIRDIVNSGKIGDPIYFIRNNIACFPCEMINNTYAATEWRQHPKYFGGAFLDSALHDFAGLRHIFGAVECVQAFGKPQKEDFNPYVSVNTNILFKNGVIGQYTYYPSGIETQKPPVGLRIFGTKGEIYLEDKTCGIINVSYHDGKSEQIGFTPERGYYNELLNFYNALNGTEQISVTPDIEFGDVKMVFDILEAVSKREIRYVDVPVPIVETPHGEHENQRPSYFQ, translated from the coding sequence ATGAATACAATTCGTTTAGGTATAATCGGAACAGGTATGGCGCTAGAGCGTCTTCACTACCCAGCTTTACAGGAGCTTGGAGACAAATACAAAATTGTTGCATTATGTAATAGAACCCGTAAGGATGCAGAAGCCTTTGCAAGCAAGATAAATCTTGATCTTGGCAATGTCTATGATGACTATAATGAAATGCTGTTAAGAAACGATCTTGACGCCGTAGATATTCTTGTACCAATTGAATTAAACTATACTGTATCAGAAGCTGTTGCAAAAGCAGGTAAAAACTTTATTTGTGAGAAGCCGATGGCATCTAATATGGAGGATGCAAAGAAATATCTTACGTTATCAAATAAATACAATATAAAAATAATGATCGCAGAAAATTATAGGTACAATGATGAAAACAATAAAATACGAGATATCGTAAACAGTGGAAAAATCGGTGATCCAATATATTTCATCAGAAACAATATAGCCTGCTTCCCCTGTGAAATGATTAATAATACTTATGCTGCAACAGAATGGCGGCAACACCCAAAATATTTCGGCGGCGCATTCTTAGATTCTGCACTTCATGATTTTGCGGGCTTAAGACATATATTTGGTGCAGTTGAATGTGTACAGGCGTTTGGCAAACCCCAAAAGGAAGATTTTAATCCTTATGTATCAGTAAATACCAATATCCTGTTTAAAAATGGTGTAATTGGCCAATATACCTATTACCCTTCCGGAATAGAAACCCAAAAGCCCCCTGTAGGCTTAAGGATCTTTGGAACCAAGGGTGAAATATACCTGGAAGATAAGACCTGCGGCATCATAAATGTTTCATACCATGATGGGAAATCCGAACAGATAGGATTTACCCCCGAACGTGGCTACTACAATGAACTTTTGAATTTCTACAATGCCTTAAACGGAACCGAGCAGATATCTGTTACTCCTGATATTGAATTTGGTGATGTGAAAATGGTATTTGACATTCTTGAAGCTGTATCAAAAAGGGAAATACGTTATGTAGATGTTCCAGTTCCAATTGTTGAAACACCTCATGGTGAACATGAAAATCAACGTCCATCGTACTTTCAATAA
- a CDS encoding heavy-metal-associated domain-containing protein: MKANKFIVSDLDDSSAIPAIKQSIASHDGINAVRVDMQASTVTVDYDEARYSEKNIQDFVTQAGLTVDKVQ, translated from the coding sequence ATGAAAGCTAACAAATTTATTGTTTCAGACTTAGACGATAGCAGCGCAATTCCCGCAATTAAGCAGTCAATAGCTTCTCATGACGGAATAAATGCAGTAAGAGTTGATATGCAGGCAAGTACAGTAACGGTTGATTATGATGAAGCTAGATATAGTGAAAAAAATATTCAGGACTTTGTAACTCAAGCAGGGCTTACTGTAGATAAAGTTCAATAG
- a CDS encoding patatin-like phospholipase family protein, translating to MDIKLSANLVLGGGGIKGIAYVGLLEVAEKRGISFRNISGVSAGAIVGACIGAGYCSEELKKELYEFDFGKFDVEQIVKKVPAVESYMEFCTKTRFEDKSIYKFLNLKYDMLSREADMDFEADYNNCRGNFLKNIIKYSKQGCLYDGDLLEEWVYKLLARKGIRTFADLRCGVADAVNPMGYKVRMTAVDAKRSKVIVLPDDMAYYGINPDSLEVAKAVRMSSSVPFAFKPVEISAKIGNETKKHYIIDGGVLDNLPMWTIGSCYRRPIIGCRLSGGSHKNKLFSPFDILKGFMIATHDTGIQKFNCRNCFFISVDTSKVSFLDFDLDNDEKDYLYNSGKKAAVHVFNKFIHMKNMERLSILGRIRYLLTARFY from the coding sequence ATGGATATAAAATTGAGTGCAAACCTGGTGTTAGGCGGTGGTGGAATAAAGGGTATTGCATATGTTGGACTTCTTGAAGTTGCTGAAAAAAGAGGGATAAGTTTTAGAAATATTTCGGGTGTTTCAGCAGGTGCTATTGTAGGTGCTTGCATCGGAGCAGGTTATTGTTCTGAGGAGCTGAAGAAAGAGCTTTATGAGTTCGATTTCGGTAAATTCGATGTGGAGCAGATAGTTAAGAAGGTACCGGCAGTTGAAAGTTATATGGAGTTTTGCACGAAAACGCGGTTTGAAGATAAAAGTATATATAAATTCCTGAACTTGAAATATGATATGCTGTCAAGGGAAGCTGACATGGATTTTGAAGCTGATTATAATAATTGTAGAGGAAACTTCCTAAAAAACATAATTAAGTACAGTAAACAAGGATGTCTCTATGATGGAGACCTCTTGGAAGAATGGGTATATAAATTACTGGCAAGAAAGGGAATCAGAACTTTTGCCGATTTAAGATGCGGTGTTGCAGACGCCGTAAATCCGATGGGATATAAGGTGAGAATGACAGCAGTTGATGCTAAACGCAGTAAGGTTATTGTATTGCCGGATGATATGGCGTATTATGGTATAAATCCTGATAGCCTTGAAGTGGCTAAGGCTGTAAGAATGAGTTCAAGTGTCCCGTTTGCCTTTAAGCCAGTAGAGATTAGTGCCAAGATCGGAAATGAGACGAAAAAGCATTACATAATTGATGGAGGGGTATTGGACAATTTGCCGATGTGGACCATTGGTTCGTGTTATAGAAGACCGATAATCGGATGCAGACTAAGTGGCGGAAGTCATAAAAACAAGCTATTTAGCCCGTTTGATATCCTTAAAGGTTTCATGATTGCAACGCACGATACTGGAATTCAAAAATTCAACTGCAGGAATTGTTTTTTTATTTCAGTTGACACTTCCAAAGTTTCTTTTTTGGACTTTGATCTAGATAATGACGAGAAGGATTATTTGTACAATTCAGGGAAAAAGGCTGCTGTTCATGTGTTCAACAAGTTCATCCATATGAAGAATATGGAGAGACTGAGTATATTGGGCAGAATAAGATATTTGCTAACAGCTAGGTTCTATTGA
- a CDS encoding endo-1,4-beta-xylanase has translation MLKKKLATLLTACVITAVSIIGSFTTIADVSAGNLINDDFETGISGWGPRGDETVELSTEQAHSGTSSVKISNRTQTWNGAIADKSETLTLGETYTLSVYLKYVGDSYASSQRFSLQLQYNNGADVYKNIKTIAVNKGTWTLLEGQLTVPLDAKDVKIYVETEWKSSPSTQDLLDFYIDDFVAMPATLPEIEKDIASLKDVFSGYFKVGGAAAAGEIAPKPGKELFLKHYNSITFGNELKPDSVLDYNATIAYLEANPGDQVNPQVSLRAAKTLLDFARDNNIPVRGHVLVWHAQTPDWFFRENYSQDESAPWVSKEIMLQRLENYIKNVMELIKKEYPTVNFYAWDVVNEAVDPNTSTGMRNPGSNNKTSGNSLWMKTVGEDFIVKAFEYARKYAPADCKLFYNDYNEYEDKKMGYIVNILTNLKAKGLVDGMGMQSHWIMEYPSISMVENAVRKYNSLGLEVQLTEIDIKNTDNSASGLERQAERYQQFITKIAALKKEGLNITALVFWGVTDATSWLGGYPLLFNGEYKAKPAFYSIVKNITPIATSTVTPTATPKITPTPSSIVIGDVDGNKAVNSIDFGWVRKYLLGLSNSFPAGNDGLIAADVNGDGSINSLDYGWMRSKLLGMIEKFPAEE, from the coding sequence ATGTTAAAGAAAAAGTTAGCAACTCTTTTGACAGCCTGCGTAATAACGGCTGTTAGTATCATTGGAAGTTTTACAACAATTGCAGATGTGTCTGCCGGTAATTTGATCAACGATGATTTTGAAACAGGTATAAGCGGTTGGGGACCAAGAGGTGATGAAACCGTAGAACTCAGCACAGAGCAAGCTCACTCAGGGACAAGCAGCGTAAAGATAAGTAATCGTACTCAAACTTGGAATGGTGCAATTGCTGATAAATCAGAGACTCTGACATTAGGTGAGACTTACACATTGTCAGTTTATCTAAAATATGTAGGCGATTCATATGCCAGTAGTCAAAGATTTAGTTTACAGCTGCAATATAACAATGGGGCAGATGTATATAAAAATATTAAAACAATTGCTGTAAATAAGGGAACATGGACTTTGCTTGAGGGACAGCTTACAGTACCCCTTGATGCAAAAGACGTAAAAATCTATGTAGAAACAGAGTGGAAATCATCTCCAAGCACTCAGGATTTGTTGGATTTTTACATTGATGACTTTGTAGCAATGCCTGCAACTTTACCTGAAATTGAGAAAGACATTGCAAGCTTGAAAGATGTATTTTCAGGTTACTTTAAAGTGGGTGGTGCAGCAGCAGCAGGTGAAATTGCGCCAAAGCCTGGTAAAGAACTTTTCCTAAAACATTATAATAGTATAACCTTTGGAAATGAATTAAAACCTGATTCTGTACTTGACTATAACGCTACTATAGCTTATTTGGAAGCAAATCCAGGTGATCAGGTCAATCCTCAGGTCAGTCTAAGAGCAGCAAAAACGCTGCTTGATTTTGCCAGAGACAATAACATTCCAGTAAGAGGTCATGTTCTGGTATGGCATGCACAAACTCCAGACTGGTTCTTTAGGGAAAATTATTCACAAGATGAATCTGCTCCATGGGTATCAAAAGAAATTATGCTTCAAAGACTGGAAAACTATATAAAAAATGTAATGGAACTTATTAAAAAAGAGTATCCGACTGTTAATTTTTATGCGTGGGATGTTGTAAATGAGGCTGTTGATCCTAATACTTCAACTGGTATGAGAAATCCTGGTTCAAACAACAAGACATCAGGTAACTCCTTATGGATGAAGACAGTTGGAGAAGATTTCATAGTTAAAGCTTTTGAATATGCAAGAAAATATGCTCCGGCGGATTGCAAACTTTTCTACAATGATTATAACGAATATGAAGATAAGAAAATGGGCTATATTGTAAATATATTGACAAACCTCAAAGCTAAAGGTTTGGTAGACGGTATGGGTATGCAGTCACACTGGATTATGGAATATCCAAGTATAAGTATGGTTGAAAATGCTGTTAGAAAATATAATTCCTTGGGACTGGAAGTTCAACTTACTGAGATAGATATTAAAAATACTGACAATAGTGCGTCAGGCTTGGAAAGACAGGCTGAACGCTATCAACAGTTTATTACTAAAATTGCTGCTTTAAAGAAGGAAGGTTTAAATATAACTGCATTGGTATTTTGGGGTGTAACAGATGCAACAAGCTGGCTTGGTGGTTATCCGTTATTATTTAATGGAGAATATAAAGCAAAACCTGCTTTTTACTCTATTGTTAAAAACATTACTCCAATCGCAACTTCTACAGTAACTCCTACAGCGACGCCTAAAATTACTCCTACTCCTTCTTCTATAGTAATTGGGGATGTAGATGGAAATAAAGCGGTTAACTCAATAGATTTCGGATGGGTAAGAAAATATTTACTTGGTTTGAGTAATTCTTTCCCAGCAGGTAATGATGGACTTATAGCTGCTGATGTGAATGGAGATGGCAGCATAAACTCATTAGATTATGGCTGGATGAGAAGTAAGTTGCTTGGTATGATTGAGAAATTTCCTGCAGAGGAATAA
- the thrC gene encoding threonine synthase, with product MHYESTRGGLKSLESAEAIKRGLAPDGGLFVPDARVEMTLDDINKLVEMSYQDRAVYILKKYLTDYSDQEITDCVYNAYTTEKFGDDRIAPVYRLNENVHVLELWHGPTCAFKDMALQILPHFLVKAVRKTGETSEIVILVATSGDTGKAALEGFKDVGGTEIIVFFPNKGVSEVQKYQMVTQEGNNVHSIAVEGNFDDAQNGVKEIFTDSGLAEKLESANYKFSSANSINWGRLVPQIVYYFSAYADLVKNGEIQLGEKINFVVPTGNFGNILAAYYAMEMGLPVNKLICASNDNNVLTDFIETGVYDRNRDFKKTISPSMDILISSNLERLLYEVTDRNTWLINEWMEKLKFDGKYSVDPVTKKKISGVFWAGYSNENETMKTIEAIFKEYKYVIDTHTAVAVDVYDKYVISTGDITKTVIVSTASPFKFNESVVKSIFGNDSVKGKSEFQLLDVLADKCGLSIPVGLKDLDKKPVKHNAICEKSDMKNIVKGILNV from the coding sequence ATGCACTATGAAAGTACGCGTGGGGGATTAAAATCTCTAGAATCTGCCGAAGCAATTAAGAGAGGTTTAGCACCTGATGGGGGATTGTTTGTACCTGATGCCCGTGTTGAGATGACCTTGGATGATATAAATAAATTGGTTGAAATGAGTTATCAGGATAGAGCTGTATATATACTGAAAAAATATTTAACAGATTATTCTGATCAGGAAATAACAGATTGTGTTTATAACGCATATACAACTGAAAAGTTTGGGGACGATAGAATAGCTCCGGTTTACAGGCTGAATGAAAATGTGCATGTTCTTGAATTATGGCATGGCCCAACTTGTGCATTTAAGGATATGGCACTTCAAATCCTGCCTCATTTTCTTGTTAAGGCAGTCAGAAAAACAGGCGAAACCAGTGAGATTGTGATACTTGTTGCTACATCTGGGGATACTGGAAAGGCTGCATTGGAAGGTTTTAAAGATGTTGGCGGGACTGAAATAATTGTTTTCTTCCCTAATAAGGGTGTTAGTGAAGTACAAAAGTATCAAATGGTTACTCAAGAGGGTAACAATGTGCATTCAATAGCTGTTGAAGGTAATTTTGATGATGCCCAAAATGGTGTTAAGGAGATATTTACTGATTCCGGTTTGGCAGAAAAACTTGAATCGGCAAATTATAAATTTTCTTCGGCTAATTCCATCAACTGGGGAAGACTTGTTCCTCAGATAGTCTATTATTTTTCTGCTTATGCAGATTTGGTGAAAAACGGAGAAATACAACTTGGAGAAAAGATTAATTTTGTTGTACCAACAGGTAATTTTGGGAATATTTTAGCAGCTTACTATGCTATGGAAATGGGGCTTCCGGTAAATAAGCTTATATGTGCCTCAAATGACAATAATGTTTTGACTGATTTTATAGAAACAGGAGTATATGATAGAAATAGAGACTTTAAGAAGACTATATCTCCATCTATGGATATACTGATTTCCAGTAATCTTGAAAGGCTGCTTTATGAAGTAACCGACCGAAATACATGGCTGATTAATGAGTGGATGGAAAAATTAAAATTTGATGGAAAGTATTCTGTTGACCCTGTGACTAAGAAGAAAATTTCAGGGGTTTTCTGGGCTGGATATTCTAATGAAAATGAAACTATGAAAACTATAGAAGCTATTTTCAAGGAATACAAGTATGTAATAGATACTCATACTGCTGTTGCGGTTGATGTTTATGATAAGTATGTAATTTCTACAGGAGATATTACAAAGACAGTTATTGTTTCAACAGCGAGTCCATTCAAATTTAATGAGAGTGTAGTGAAGTCTATTTTCGGAAATGACTCTGTGAAAGGTAAGAGTGAATTTCAACTATTGGATGTTTTGGCGGACAAGTGTGGACTGAGTATACCTGTAGGCTTAAAGGATTTAGACAAAAAACCTGTAAAACATAATGCAATATGTGAGAAATCTGATATGAAGAATATCGTAAAGGGAATTCTGAACGTTTAA
- a CDS encoding ISNCY family transposase has product MVKLYKQVSFADTFEECKDVFQNNKPKFLKLLSQHLDLSSLIPQDFYWSYHKTLGRDRKYSLSSMLSALVLQKILGIPTVSLLIIFLNLCHEAREFCGLPDVPHNSQFTRFKQDFVIYLENFFNHLVDITEPICQEINTTLASTIAYDTSGIETFVTENKPQSS; this is encoded by the coding sequence ATGGTAAAACTTTATAAACAAGTTTCTTTTGCTGACACATTCGAAGAATGTAAAGATGTTTTTCAAAATAATAAGCCAAAATTTCTTAAGCTACTCTCACAACATCTTGATTTATCTTCGCTTATACCACAGGATTTTTATTGGTCTTACCACAAAACTCTAGGGAGAGACCGTAAATATTCACTCTCTTCAATGCTTTCAGCATTAGTTCTGCAGAAAATTCTTGGCATTCCTACAGTTTCGCTACTCATTATTTTTCTTAATTTATGCCATGAAGCCCGTGAATTCTGTGGCCTTCCAGACGTCCCTCATAACTCTCAGTTTACACGGTTCAAACAAGATTTCGTTATTTACCTGGAAAACTTCTTTAACCACCTTGTAGATATTACAGAACCTATTTGCCAGGAAATTAACACTACTCTTGCATCCACTATCGCTTATGATACTTCAGGTATTGAAACCTTTGTAACTGAGAATAAACCCCAAAGTTCATAA
- a CDS encoding substrate-binding and GGDEF domain-containing protein, producing the protein MIVVVGKSLHSPDYYDYNYNISYYFINDKNVDGVIVSSGTISKYASKEQLEEFIHRFNIPVVSMSLPIGMSCCIDNKQGFKSALQHLIAVHNKRQIAFITGPDDHLEAIERFNVYKDTLAQNNISFNQDLIIKGDFTIDSATSSVSSFLRKNIQFDAIVSSNDEMAFGAIKVLKENNIRVPEDIPIIGFDNVSASMLLRLTTVNQPIYDLGYNSLEMLVNAITKKEFESRVLGTKPIIRDSCGCKLDKIIDQKASSPNSIKFESFVEDFVNSEADEISAVFDLETFKRFLNIFLDSLANSKTKVALLNSFDEIVCKLSEDNCFILFNIISRLRKAVLFLDIKQKVVENYFFDLTTILIEQLNRKSATRKRRVLDSENNLRRILIRMLTSMNDFSDQKKYLIEKFKEMGIESFYIYLYENNFSFNKPQRSNFIKPKNLKLILTSQDECNEWVSSDEMFSELLSTQFKTYILFPLFFQDEQLGLALYEFRNIVYDNSVFETLTVDLSCAIKISQLMSYRQKIENKLQNTLMELESYNQELNYLSTSDELTGLYNRRGFYNLAQKSVDLAQKSNNNGFLFFADMDGLKQINDTYGHEEGDNAILAMTGILKSAFRSNDIIARFGGDEFTILAITSYEFYEDLVYGKIRDLIDDYNNKSKKSYKLSISFGCASFRKDEENISVDLLISKADNLLYEEKRKKKILNTYPKIY; encoded by the coding sequence TTGATTGTTGTTGTTGGAAAGTCCCTACACTCCCCGGATTACTATGATTATAATTATAATATTTCATACTATTTTATAAATGATAAAAATGTAGATGGGGTTATTGTTTCATCAGGAACTATTTCAAAGTATGCCAGCAAGGAACAACTCGAAGAATTCATACACCGGTTTAATATCCCGGTTGTTTCAATGTCTCTGCCAATTGGTATGTCTTGCTGTATTGATAATAAGCAGGGATTTAAAAGTGCTTTACAGCACTTAATAGCTGTTCATAACAAGAGGCAGATAGCATTTATTACAGGACCTGATGATCATCTGGAAGCTATCGAAAGATTTAACGTCTATAAAGATACTTTGGCTCAGAACAATATATCTTTTAATCAGGACTTAATTATAAAAGGTGATTTTACTATAGATTCTGCTACTTCATCTGTTTCATCTTTTCTTAGGAAAAATATTCAATTTGATGCAATTGTAAGTTCTAATGATGAAATGGCATTTGGTGCAATCAAAGTTTTAAAAGAAAACAATATCAGGGTACCTGAAGATATTCCTATAATTGGTTTTGATAATGTATCCGCATCGATGCTATTAAGGCTAACTACTGTTAATCAACCAATCTATGATTTAGGGTACAACTCGCTAGAAATGCTGGTAAATGCGATTACAAAAAAAGAATTTGAGAGTAGAGTTTTAGGAACAAAACCAATAATTCGTGATAGTTGTGGCTGTAAATTGGATAAAATTATAGATCAAAAAGCCTCAAGTCCGAATTCAATAAAATTTGAGTCCTTTGTTGAAGATTTTGTTAACTCGGAAGCTGATGAAATTAGTGCGGTTTTTGATTTGGAGACATTTAAAAGGTTTCTAAATATTTTCCTGGACTCTTTAGCAAATTCCAAAACAAAGGTGGCTCTTTTAAATTCTTTCGATGAAATTGTATGTAAACTTAGTGAAGATAATTGTTTTATATTGTTCAATATAATTTCCAGGCTAAGAAAAGCAGTTTTATTTTTGGATATAAAACAAAAAGTTGTTGAAAACTATTTTTTCGATCTTACAACGATATTAATTGAACAACTCAACCGAAAAAGTGCTACAAGAAAAAGGCGAGTTCTAGATTCGGAAAACAATTTAAGACGTATTCTTATTAGAATGCTGACATCAATGAATGATTTTAGTGATCAGAAAAAATACTTGATTGAAAAATTCAAGGAAATGGGTATAGAAAGCTTTTACATTTATTTATATGAAAACAATTTTTCCTTTAATAAGCCTCAAAGGTCTAATTTTATAAAACCAAAGAATCTAAAACTAATTCTTACATCTCAAGACGAATGCAATGAATGGGTTAGCTCGGATGAAATGTTTTCCGAGTTATTATCAACGCAATTTAAAACCTATATTCTATTTCCGCTTTTCTTTCAGGATGAGCAATTAGGACTAGCACTTTATGAGTTTAGGAACATTGTGTATGATAATTCGGTTTTTGAAACCTTAACGGTTGACTTGTCTTGTGCTATAAAAATCTCACAGCTAATGTCATACAGGCAGAAGATTGAAAATAAGCTTCAAAACACATTGATGGAGTTGGAAAGTTACAACCAGGAACTTAATTACTTGTCTACCTCCGATGAACTTACAGGCTTATATAATAGAAGAGGTTTTTATAATCTTGCTCAAAAAAGTGTTGACCTTGCGCAGAAGTCAAATAATAATGGATTTCTATTTTTTGCCGATATGGATGGATTAAAGCAAATAAATGATACCTATGGACATGAAGAAGGGGATAATGCCATTTTGGCAATGACAGGAATTTTAAAAAGCGCTTTTCGCAGTAATGATATTATTGCAAGGTTTGGTGGTGATGAATTTACTATTCTAGCCATCACATCTTATGAATTTTATGAAGATCTTGTTTATGGCAAAATCAGAGATTTAATTGATGATTATAATAATAAGTCAAAAAAATCATATAAACTATCTATTAGTTTTGGGTGTGCTTCTTTTAGGAAGGATGAAGAAAATATTTCAGTAGATTTGCTTATAAGCAAGGCGGATAATTTACTATATGAGGAGAAAAGGAAAAAGAAAATATTAAACACATACCCCAAAATTTATTAA
- a CDS encoding response regulator, translating into MEKTKILVVDDAFFMRKLLGNTLMEIGYKNIEFAEDGFDAVKKAEEIQPEVVTLDVSMPGMDGIETIGKILEVSSKSKIIMVSAVKSDQIINKAINKGAVDYIPKPFNRHEVESSLKRIKL; encoded by the coding sequence ATGGAGAAAACTAAGATTTTGGTAGTTGATGATGCGTTCTTTATGCGAAAGCTTCTTGGTAATACTTTAATGGAAATTGGCTATAAAAACATCGAATTTGCTGAAGATGGGTTTGACGCTGTAAAAAAAGCAGAAGAAATTCAGCCTGAAGTTGTAACTCTTGATGTATCAATGCCTGGAATGGACGGCATTGAAACGATTGGCAAGATATTAGAAGTTAGTTCTAAGAGCAAGATAATAATGGTGTCTGCAGTTAAATCAGATCAGATTATTAACAAGGCAATAAATAAAGGGGCAGTAGATTACATACCCAAACCCTTTAATAGGCATGAAGTTGAGAGTAGCTTAAAAAGAATAAAATTGTAG